One genomic region from Halomicrobium zhouii encodes:
- the queC gene encoding 7-cyano-7-deazaguanine synthase QueC — MTQNTRAVVLASGGMDSATAAYEAQAQGYDELFLLHTSYGQQTEAREHDCAQALAAHVEAADFLHIETSHLSEIGASSLTDQEMEVTDADMDSDEIPSSYVPFRNANLLSMAVSYAEANECSAVFIGAHSEDFAGYPDCRPAFFDAFQQVVDVGTKPATSITMEAPFVEWSKTDIAERGLELDVPYEDTWSCYRAEAPACGTCDSCAFRLRAFQELDARDPIEYAERPSYVE; from the coding sequence ATGACACAGAACACCCGCGCTGTCGTCCTCGCATCTGGCGGGATGGACAGCGCCACGGCAGCCTACGAGGCACAGGCACAGGGCTACGACGAGCTATTTCTCCTCCACACGAGTTACGGCCAGCAGACGGAGGCCAGGGAACACGACTGCGCACAGGCGCTGGCAGCCCACGTCGAGGCGGCGGATTTCCTGCACATCGAGACGAGCCACCTGAGCGAGATCGGTGCCTCCTCACTGACGGACCAGGAGATGGAGGTCACTGACGCGGACATGGACAGCGACGAGATTCCGTCCTCGTACGTGCCGTTCCGGAACGCGAACCTCCTCTCGATGGCCGTCTCCTACGCCGAGGCCAACGAGTGCAGCGCCGTCTTCATCGGCGCACACTCGGAGGACTTCGCCGGGTATCCCGACTGTCGACCGGCGTTCTTCGACGCCTTCCAGCAGGTCGTCGACGTCGGGACGAAGCCAGCGACGTCGATTACGATGGAAGCGCCGTTCGTCGAGTGGTCGAAGACGGACATCGCCGAACGGGGACTCGAACTCGACGTTCCCTACGAGGACACCTGGAGTTGCTACCGTGCGGAAGCACCAGCCTGTGGCACCTGTGATTCGTGTGCCTTCCGACTCAGGGCGTTCCAGGAACTCGATGCACGCGACCCGATCGAGTACGCCGAGCGGCCGTCGTACGTGGAATAG
- a CDS encoding DUF5591 domain-containing protein: protein MADFRVTSVGDDGYGRLGELDVPHGPVDTPALFPVVSLIGGSTTNSGGIWSRLRENLFANDELQGVMFQAMSFTDFGVSPKNLNEHWRTQPFQEWYPDLDAPVFIDSGGFKLMNSNTFSDAPTEGGDENDWGLYTNPASILGLQLDFGADIIATLDYPIPPDLKEEEKMERMEQSIESAVECLRIIDDPSLLTADNNDNERAREHLERRKAEGNEPGVYVALHGTDFETVSWYVGNFIEAVDEAGLNHAFEGFALGSLVPLRSSMDVLVKLIQGAKAAIPEARADEIGLHVFGIGGKQVSLLALLGVDSFDCSSHVQAAKYRKYVVPGEWENVALEDLPAYIDDDGNFPCDMPNCTLCGPESDVASYEEMMHVLNSDMGYDEREERKANGEFIKSDYYAHLARHNFEVYNQELMRVREQIRQGTLLDYVVEEARKDDDIKKGLKEAQLHDDRGLQADLEERGAYDLVAGMDLTSDQAKLSTFDAGVDEATESRTISLKHSPHDFDVLAREYAPPSETDVLLVVPCSQQKPYSESRTHSVLSKKLGGHRENTHKVTVSGMYGPVPKDFEEEQPVLEYEYVLAKEDDAQMELVTDRLVEFLDRYGDQFDEIVGYVTSKTYREVIETAFDTYGRGTVFPRDPEALQLTEFFRSSNMQELREHLDHELATGS, encoded by the coding sequence ATGGCAGACTTCCGGGTGACGTCAGTCGGCGACGACGGCTATGGCCGGCTTGGAGAACTCGACGTTCCCCACGGACCGGTCGATACGCCGGCGCTCTTTCCCGTGGTCAGCCTTATCGGTGGCTCGACGACGAACTCGGGTGGCATCTGGTCCCGACTTCGCGAGAACCTCTTTGCGAACGACGAGCTGCAGGGGGTCATGTTCCAGGCGATGAGTTTCACGGACTTCGGCGTTTCTCCGAAGAACCTCAACGAACACTGGCGAACACAGCCGTTCCAGGAGTGGTACCCAGACCTCGATGCGCCGGTGTTCATCGACTCGGGGGGGTTCAAGCTGATGAACTCGAACACGTTCAGCGACGCCCCGACCGAAGGTGGCGACGAGAACGACTGGGGGCTCTACACCAACCCGGCGAGCATTCTTGGGCTCCAGCTCGATTTCGGTGCCGACATCATCGCGACGCTCGACTATCCGATTCCGCCAGACCTCAAAGAGGAAGAGAAGATGGAGCGGATGGAGCAGAGCATCGAGAGCGCCGTGGAGTGTCTGCGGATCATCGACGACCCATCCCTGTTGACCGCGGACAACAACGACAACGAGCGCGCGAGAGAACACCTCGAACGCCGCAAAGCCGAGGGGAACGAGCCCGGCGTGTACGTCGCCCTCCACGGCACCGACTTCGAGACGGTCAGCTGGTACGTCGGGAACTTCATCGAGGCAGTGGACGAGGCTGGTCTCAACCACGCCTTCGAGGGATTCGCTCTCGGGTCGCTCGTCCCCCTCCGGAGCAGTATGGACGTACTGGTCAAACTCATCCAGGGGGCGAAAGCGGCGATCCCGGAGGCACGTGCGGACGAGATTGGACTGCACGTCTTCGGAATCGGTGGCAAGCAGGTCTCCCTGCTGGCGCTCCTCGGCGTCGACTCGTTCGACTGTTCGAGCCACGTTCAGGCTGCGAAGTACAGGAAGTACGTCGTCCCCGGCGAGTGGGAGAACGTCGCGTTGGAGGACCTCCCGGCGTACATCGACGACGACGGCAACTTCCCCTGTGACATGCCCAACTGCACGCTCTGTGGCCCCGAGAGCGACGTCGCGAGTTACGAGGAGATGATGCACGTCCTGAACAGCGACATGGGCTACGACGAGCGCGAGGAGCGGAAAGCCAACGGCGAGTTCATCAAGAGCGACTACTACGCGCACCTGGCACGGCACAACTTCGAGGTGTACAACCAGGAACTGATGCGTGTGCGGGAGCAGATTCGGCAGGGAACGCTCCTGGACTACGTCGTCGAGGAGGCCAGGAAGGACGACGACATCAAAAAGGGTCTCAAGGAAGCGCAGTTGCACGACGACCGCGGACTGCAAGCAGACCTCGAGGAACGCGGTGCGTACGACCTCGTCGCGGGGATGGACCTCACGAGTGACCAGGCGAAGCTCTCGACGTTCGACGCCGGCGTCGACGAGGCGACCGAGAGTCGGACGATTTCGCTCAAACACAGTCCGCACGACTTCGACGTCCTGGCCCGCGAGTACGCACCACCGTCGGAGACAGACGTCCTCCTCGTCGTCCCGTGCAGTCAGCAAAAGCCCTACTCCGAATCGCGAACACACTCCGTGCTCTCGAAGAAATTAGGCGGACACCGGGAGAATACCCACAAGGTCACCGTCTCGGGGATGTACGGGCCCGTTCCGAAGGATTTCGAGGAGGAACAGCCGGTCCTCGAGTACGAGTACGTGCTCGCGAAAGAGGATGATGCCCAGATGGAACTCGTCACCGACCGACTCGTCGAGTTCCTCGACCGTTACGGCGACCAGTTCGACGAAATCGTCGGGTACGTGACGAGCAAGACCTATCGTGAAGTCATCGAAACTGCGTTCGACACGTACGGCCGCGGGACCGTCTTCCCCCGTGACCCCGAAGCGCTCCAGCTGACGGAGTTTTTCCGTTCGAGCAATATGCAGGAACTTCGTGAACACCTGGACCACGAACTCGCGACTGGGTCCTGA
- the folE gene encoding GTP cyclohydrolase I, which produces MREHVTPDVDEPRRTENHPSETAIDWEQAQEGVRLLLDAVGEDTTEETLIETWSRRVPAAFETLTEGGREAAKPSMQTFETASDDFVVKTGIPLYSLCEHHLLPYYGEAHVGYRPGDAVVGLSKLSRYVRWQSRELTIQEGLTSDIATGLAEEIGAEGVVVELHATHLCEAMRGVETATETVTRSTVGALTDDEQRRFDQHVRTTD; this is translated from the coding sequence ATGCGTGAGCACGTGACACCAGACGTCGACGAGCCACGACGGACAGAGAATCACCCATCAGAGACGGCCATCGACTGGGAACAGGCACAGGAAGGCGTGCGCCTCCTCCTCGACGCCGTCGGCGAGGACACCACGGAGGAGACGCTGATCGAGACGTGGTCCCGGCGCGTGCCTGCGGCGTTCGAAACCCTGACCGAGGGCGGCCGCGAGGCGGCGAAACCGTCGATGCAGACGTTCGAGACGGCCAGTGACGACTTCGTCGTGAAGACGGGGATTCCACTCTACAGTCTCTGTGAACACCACCTCCTCCCGTATTACGGGGAAGCGCACGTCGGCTACCGACCGGGGGATGCCGTCGTCGGTCTCTCGAAACTCTCCCGGTACGTCCGGTGGCAGTCACGAGAACTGACGATCCAGGAGGGTCTCACCAGCGACATCGCGACCGGCCTCGCCGAGGAAATCGGCGCAGAAGGCGTCGTCGTCGAACTCCACGCCACGCACCTCTGTGAGGCGATGCGCGGCGTCGAGACGGCGACGGAGACGGTGACCCGGTCCACTGTCGGCGCTCTGACCGACGACGAACAGCGACGATTCGACCAGCACGTCCGTACGACCGACTGA
- a CDS encoding 7-carboxy-7-deazaguanine synthase QueE — MPVNADATVPANEAEVQDGLPINELFYSLQGEGRLAGVPSVFVRTSGCNLRCWFCDSYHTSWEPTHAWMDIDDVLAEVRNHAQANHVVLTGGEPMMHDHSVELLERLDEAGYHTTVETNGTIYREAPIDLASISPKLASSTPTPERDPKGDGAWEERHEDRRIDIEALSRLVETYDFQLKFVVTDSTDMPEIDELVERIDDATGTTVRSTDVLLMPEGATRDRLEETRETVAELAMERGYQFTPRLHVTLWNDAPGT, encoded by the coding sequence ATGCCGGTGAATGCAGACGCCACCGTCCCGGCAAACGAAGCGGAAGTCCAGGATGGGCTACCGATCAACGAGCTGTTCTACTCACTCCAGGGAGAGGGACGACTGGCTGGCGTCCCGTCCGTCTTCGTTCGGACCAGTGGCTGTAATCTGCGGTGCTGGTTCTGCGATTCCTACCACACCTCCTGGGAACCGACGCACGCCTGGATGGATATAGACGACGTGCTGGCGGAGGTTCGAAACCACGCCCAGGCGAACCACGTCGTGCTGACGGGCGGTGAGCCGATGATGCACGACCACAGTGTCGAGCTTCTCGAACGGCTCGACGAAGCGGGCTATCACACCACCGTCGAGACGAACGGAACGATCTACCGGGAGGCACCGATCGACCTCGCGAGTATCAGCCCGAAGCTCGCCTCGAGCACGCCGACCCCCGAACGGGACCCGAAGGGGGACGGTGCGTGGGAGGAACGACACGAGGACCGCCGGATCGACATCGAGGCACTCTCCCGGCTGGTCGAGACGTACGACTTCCAGCTGAAGTTCGTCGTGACCGACAGCACGGACATGCCGGAGATCGACGAGCTCGTCGAGCGCATCGACGACGCGACGGGCACGACAGTCCGGTCGACGGACGTCCTCCTCATGCCGGAAGGAGCGACCCGCGACCGCCTCGAAGAGACGCGTGAGACCGTCGCCGAACTGGCGATGGAACGTGGCTACCAGTTCACGCCGCGACTGCACGTCACGCTGTGGAACGACGCACCGGGGACCTGA
- a CDS encoding DEAD/DEAH box helicase — translation MANSNNIDIDAIVSGKQAFKADLLSDFDKSQWPDRIDYVARKLTDGEYIVNPQAQNPRFLTGGADLDKAARDYYLRGIGALTGDISRSTALPDTFALGTLLVEFAGLQAGLEHVDRRDVPPGEILSRLITRNIQRQTRDQSAQLARQLRADAETPRELVAELTSVPEVAPVVEQALPDPDDADTLTTQLAELDLTTELWDHQLESLALWLHHDTNAYVDMATATGKTVLGLAAVAHAVDSGSLHPADQQRLSDIFDGDLPDPHRDRPNDVLIVTTDDLLGVQWARLFQDHCHTPAAFTQVRESGIRLPWGHIDIRSARNMEDVDPSDYRLAIFDEVHNYSTRGGWGDHLVSFIESSCPVLAMTGSVTEQLESLVQRADRSFPLVYRYTHQLALADGVIPDFEWTLSFTEVTDSDSLSQFRETASHFDDVVEYDAGTYHLENDALAEAAPELPNATVDEVAGDYVSGSALAAGLRDHGDDDIAPTKQLETLASGIGNRTIHRLNLDADLAAVVELAEQALSDGRPVLVLTRSYREAKEIWQELYDQHGDRVVRRLDADQDAAKQDSIIRSFDEAETDEKALIGPGKRIGQGNDIRSVEVGINIARPGSGVNTSLVQRLGRLLRDAGGKETVSFYHLVGVPPADATIEPDGESFVRTIAEFFGQVLEPDTDGILKQPSVSIEDDVASDIVTLEQLGAPNVRDDPRATAIETAYATAIDDHPDTPTVATDWFAAAFGDQTDPSRVTDASTGRVRREPDDDSGSGQQEPPEGASSSDDETDDSSTGPESGDGSDEVDESDDDETNLTVEDNPSPLAEHYDAFRSLGIIHRAIRESARTTFPETDPQQRWMDDARSIITEQGWGDQDTGYGRQQMERSPFKISEYREAYGTEDRITTFETVGTQTLSPAITALLDESLAELESWVVPVAPESGVPLPVLVESEAELAQARALLDEFPAEPPVTLEDASNDETTSGSSDESGEETDGSDTTGGPEVGSEDDTSTPVEDVRGVPAAATEALHAAGYDQLDDLRRATDDELTAIDGISAQRVTMIRAAVGRQQDDS, via the coding sequence ATGGCAAACAGTAACAATATCGACATCGACGCCATCGTCAGTGGCAAGCAGGCGTTCAAAGCGGACCTGCTCAGTGACTTCGACAAGTCCCAGTGGCCGGACCGGATCGATTACGTCGCCCGCAAACTCACCGATGGGGAATACATCGTCAACCCGCAGGCGCAGAACCCCCGGTTTCTGACTGGCGGTGCCGACCTCGACAAAGCTGCGCGTGACTACTACCTCCGTGGCATTGGCGCGCTCACCGGAGATATCTCGCGCTCGACGGCGCTCCCGGACACGTTCGCTCTGGGCACTCTTCTCGTCGAATTCGCCGGGTTGCAAGCGGGGCTCGAGCACGTCGACCGACGTGACGTCCCGCCCGGTGAGATACTCTCGCGACTGATCACCCGCAATATACAGCGCCAGACGCGGGATCAGTCGGCGCAACTCGCACGCCAGCTGCGTGCCGACGCTGAAACGCCCCGTGAACTCGTCGCGGAACTCACCTCGGTTCCGGAAGTCGCACCGGTCGTCGAACAGGCGCTGCCTGACCCGGACGATGCCGACACGCTCACGACGCAGCTGGCAGAGCTGGACCTGACGACCGAGCTGTGGGACCACCAGCTGGAGAGCCTCGCGCTCTGGTTGCACCACGACACGAACGCGTACGTAGATATGGCCACGGCGACGGGAAAGACGGTGCTCGGACTCGCCGCCGTCGCACACGCCGTCGACTCGGGGTCGCTCCACCCTGCGGACCAGCAACGCCTCTCGGACATTTTCGACGGCGACCTCCCGGACCCACACCGTGACCGCCCGAACGACGTCCTCATCGTCACCACGGACGACTTGCTCGGCGTCCAGTGGGCGCGGCTGTTCCAGGACCACTGTCACACGCCGGCCGCGTTCACGCAGGTACGGGAGTCCGGTATCCGGCTGCCATGGGGCCACATCGACATCCGGTCGGCGCGGAACATGGAAGACGTCGACCCGAGCGACTACCGGCTGGCGATTTTCGACGAGGTGCACAACTACTCGACACGGGGTGGGTGGGGTGACCATCTGGTTTCGTTCATCGAGTCTTCGTGTCCCGTCCTCGCGATGACCGGCAGCGTCACCGAGCAACTCGAGTCGCTCGTCCAGCGGGCCGACCGGTCGTTCCCTCTGGTCTATCGCTACACGCACCAGCTCGCGCTCGCCGACGGCGTGATCCCAGACTTCGAGTGGACGCTGTCGTTCACCGAAGTGACCGACTCCGACTCGCTTTCGCAGTTCCGGGAGACGGCCAGCCATTTCGACGACGTCGTCGAGTACGACGCTGGGACGTACCACCTCGAGAACGACGCCCTGGCTGAAGCAGCGCCGGAACTTCCGAACGCCACCGTCGACGAGGTGGCTGGCGACTACGTCTCGGGGTCGGCACTCGCTGCCGGACTTCGCGACCACGGCGATGACGACATAGCGCCAACGAAGCAACTCGAGACACTCGCGAGTGGCATCGGCAACCGGACGATCCATCGGCTCAACCTCGACGCCGACCTCGCGGCAGTCGTCGAACTGGCAGAACAGGCACTTTCGGACGGCCGACCGGTACTCGTGCTGACCCGGTCCTACCGCGAGGCGAAGGAAATCTGGCAGGAACTGTACGACCAGCACGGCGATCGCGTCGTCCGACGACTCGACGCGGATCAGGACGCGGCGAAACAGGACTCTATCATCAGGTCGTTCGACGAGGCCGAAACCGACGAGAAAGCACTGATCGGTCCCGGGAAACGTATCGGACAGGGGAACGACATCAGGTCCGTCGAAGTCGGCATCAACATCGCCCGCCCGGGCAGTGGTGTGAACACGTCCCTCGTCCAGCGACTCGGTCGCCTGCTCCGTGACGCGGGCGGCAAGGAGACGGTCTCGTTCTATCACCTCGTCGGGGTACCGCCGGCCGACGCCACGATCGAACCCGACGGTGAATCGTTCGTCCGGACCATCGCGGAGTTCTTCGGCCAGGTGCTCGAACCCGACACCGACGGCATCCTCAAACAGCCTTCAGTGTCGATCGAGGACGACGTGGCGTCGGATATCGTCACGCTGGAACAACTCGGCGCGCCGAATGTCCGCGACGACCCGCGGGCAACCGCCATCGAGACGGCGTACGCGACAGCGATCGACGACCATCCTGACACCCCCACAGTCGCGACAGACTGGTTCGCCGCAGCCTTCGGCGATCAGACCGATCCCTCCAGGGTCACCGACGCGAGCACGGGGCGTGTCCGCCGGGAACCAGACGACGACTCCGGGTCCGGGCAACAGGAACCACCCGAGGGTGCCAGTTCGAGCGATGACGAGACGGATGACTCGTCGACGGGGCCCGAGTCAGGCGATGGTTCGGACGAGGTGGACGAGAGTGATGACGACGAGACGAATCTAACTGTCGAGGACAATCCATCGCCTCTGGCCGAGCACTACGACGCGTTCCGGAGTCTGGGTATCATCCACCGAGCGATCCGTGAATCGGCCAGGACTACCTTCCCCGAGACGGATCCCCAGCAGCGGTGGATGGACGATGCCCGTTCGATCATCACCGAACAGGGATGGGGCGACCAGGACACTGGCTACGGGAGACAGCAGATGGAACGGAGCCCGTTCAAAATCTCGGAGTACCGGGAAGCGTACGGCACGGAAGACCGGATCACTACGTTCGAGACGGTCGGGACTCAGACACTCTCGCCGGCGATAACGGCACTGCTGGACGAATCACTCGCCGAACTCGAGTCGTGGGTCGTCCCCGTCGCCCCGGAGAGTGGGGTGCCACTGCCAGTACTCGTCGAGTCCGAAGCGGAATTAGCGCAGGCGCGGGCCTTACTCGACGAATTCCCCGCGGAGCCTCCCGTCACTCTCGAGGATGCCTCGAACGATGAGACTACCAGTGGTAGTAGTGACGAGTCGGGTGAGGAGACGGACGGTAGCGATACGACTGGTGGACCGGAAGTCGGCTCCGAAGACGATACATCGACACCAGTCGAAGACGTGCGCGGCGTACCCGCCGCGGCGACGGAGGCGTTGCACGCTGCAGGCTACGATCAACTCGACGACCTCCGGAGAGCGACCGACGACGAACTCACCGCGATAGACGGGATTTCAGCACAGCGCGTCACGATGATTCGAGCAGCAGTCGGTCGGCAGCAGGACGATTCGTGA